AGCTATAAAAGCAAAGGATGATCCTAAATATGCAGGAACCCTTCCCTTGGTTATTAGGATATAGATTAATGTACCTATTCCAGATGTAAATAGTGCTGTAGTTGGACTTAGTCCAGTTAATGCAGGAACTAAAACTGTCGAACCAAACATAGCAAATACATGTTGGATACTAAGAGGTATCCACTTGCCTATAGGTGGGCGTTCATTAGTTCCAATAATTTTTTCACTCATTATTGCTCCTTAAAAATAAAATTTAATATATAATATTACTATATAGTAATTATTAAAAGGAGTATTTGAAATCTTATATGAGTTCATTAGAGATAATTTTAATTGGTATAATATTAGCACTAGATGCCTTTGCGGTATCAATATCCTGTGGTTTAAGTAAAAAAGAGGTTACTTTAAAAGAGAAATTAAAGGTTAGTTTTTTCTTTGGGGGCTTTCAAGCAATAATGCCTATTATTGGTTATTATGTAGGAAACATCCTACCTTTTAATATTGACTCCCTTGATCACTGGATAGCATTTAGTCTTCTAACTTTAATAGGAATACACATGATAAAAGAGTCCGTAGACTCAACAAAACAGTGTAAGATAAATATGTTTAGAACCAAAACACTACTTTTAGCAGCAATAGCAACTAGTATTGATGCTCTTGCTGCAGGGTTCTCAATATATCTTTTAGATGCAAATATAGAACTTCTTATAATATCTACAGGGTTAATAACCTTTGTTTTAAGTTATTTAGGAGTACAGTTAGGTAAAAGGTTAGGACATATATCAGGTATAAAGGTTGATCTATATAGTGGTGTAATTTTAATATTAATTGGTATAAAAATTGTTATTGAACACTCTTTTGGGTAAAAAAAAGATACCCACTTTGGGTATCTTTGAATATTGTCAGGAATACACTGGCTTAATGTATAACTTAATATCTCATATATTATTTTTTATGTCAATAATTAGGCAGTCCTAATTTAATAAGTCTTATATTTATAGGTATAAATAATTAAAGATTTCTATCTAGTTTGATCTAAGTCATTAAATAACATTTAGTACTATAAATATGTGTATACAAAACAATATTATCCCTTACTTTATTTTTTTTTTTAATGTATCTTAAAAATATGGGAAGTACAGAAAACACAGATCTTGTCGTTTCTACATTACGGCAAATAATAAGAGTTATTGATCTACAATCGAAAAAATTAGTGAAATCCTACGGTTTAACTGGTCCTCAGCTATTAGTGTTAAAAGAGATCAAGAAGAATAAAAACCAGCAAATCTCAGTAATTGCTAAAAATGTAAGCCTATCCCAGGCTACAGTTACAAGCATACTAGACAGATTAGAGCAACAGAATTTTGCTAAAAGAGTAAGATCCT
Above is a genomic segment from Thiospirochaeta perfilievii containing:
- a CDS encoding MarR family winged helix-turn-helix transcriptional regulator, translated to MGSTENTDLVVSTLRQIIRVIDLQSKKLVKSYGLTGPQLLVLKEIKKNKNQQISVIAKNVSLSQATVTSILDRLEQQNFAKRVRSLDDKRKVNIVLTDKSYEVLKENPSLLQEEFTSKLEQLEEWERNMILSNLQRLASMMNANEINSPPVLVSGSIDATSNVVNAYLKD
- a CDS encoding manganese efflux pump MntP family protein — encoded protein: MSSLEIILIGIILALDAFAVSISCGLSKKEVTLKEKLKVSFFFGGFQAIMPIIGYYVGNILPFNIDSLDHWIAFSLLTLIGIHMIKESVDSTKQCKINMFRTKTLLLAAIATSIDALAAGFSIYLLDANIELLIISTGLITFVLSYLGVQLGKRLGHISGIKVDLYSGVILILIGIKIVIEHSFG